Proteins encoded within one genomic window of Edaphobacter lichenicola:
- a CDS encoding bifunctional helix-turn-helix transcriptional regulator/GNAT family N-acetyltransferase, with protein MAISNLEERNQVSAVREFNRFYTARLGLLRRRHLDGDFSLTEARILYEIGANPRQTASSLRNTLGLDAGYISRSLALLTRRKLVRQIASKQDGRERLLTLTPTGDRAVARLNEQSELQIQQLLADLDSSDREVLVDSLAKVRSILSRPKESSLRIVRVSKCSDEVLQLLKEYYDAIDVVVRDTLPAIQKIIDEPSSGVWLAYLEDKPVGCVLLRKMTTIPFAGECKRLYVQPAARGHRIADKLLDAQEEFARSRGLRWIYLDSHDGLKTAIALYRRRGYVPCERYNDNPQATVFLRKNILPDGPTARGAVTS; from the coding sequence ATGGCTATCAGCAACCTCGAAGAACGGAATCAGGTCTCTGCGGTACGAGAGTTCAACCGCTTCTACACCGCGCGGCTGGGCTTGTTGCGAAGGCGGCATCTGGACGGAGACTTTTCGCTGACGGAGGCTCGGATTCTGTATGAGATCGGAGCCAACCCACGACAGACCGCATCCTCGTTACGCAACACGCTCGGCCTCGACGCCGGATACATCAGTCGAAGCCTCGCCCTGCTCACCCGGCGAAAGCTGGTGCGCCAGATCGCCTCAAAGCAGGACGGCCGGGAGAGATTGCTTACACTCACGCCAACAGGAGACAGAGCCGTAGCGCGGCTCAACGAACAGTCTGAGTTACAAATACAACAGCTGCTCGCTGACCTTGATTCCTCCGACCGCGAGGTGCTGGTTGATTCGCTCGCGAAGGTTCGCTCCATTCTGAGTCGGCCGAAAGAATCTTCTCTGCGAATCGTTCGCGTATCGAAGTGCAGCGACGAGGTCCTTCAACTGCTGAAGGAGTACTACGATGCAATCGATGTCGTTGTACGCGATACACTCCCGGCAATACAGAAGATCATCGACGAGCCCTCCTCTGGTGTGTGGCTCGCCTACCTGGAAGACAAGCCCGTTGGCTGCGTCCTGCTGCGAAAGATGACAACCATTCCGTTTGCCGGCGAGTGCAAGCGGCTCTACGTGCAGCCTGCTGCCCGCGGGCACCGCATCGCAGACAAGCTGCTGGACGCGCAGGAGGAGTTCGCTCGAAGCAGAGGGTTGCGTTGGATCTATCTTGATAGCCATGACGGTCTGAAGACTGCAATAGCTCTGTATCGAAGACGCGGCTACGTCCCATGCGAACGCTACAACGACAATCCCCAGGCGACTGTCTTCCTTCGCAAAAACATCCTGCCGGACGGGCCCACTGCGCGTGGGGCGGTCACTTCGTGA
- a CDS encoding phosphoribosylanthranilate isomerase encodes MWIKICANTNLDDAKLAAELGADALGFVFAPSPRRVTSAEVAKITPHLPSTVERVGVFYAVDAYEIARAAHEAGLTAVQLHSGVDFALLHRLHKLFAGQVSLIQTVHWNVEPDVASGAIVAAQLRKIAADGLVDRVLIDSKVGAALGGTGVSFDWDTARNIFDEAAPELRLIVAGGLRPENVAEAIQGLNPWGVDVASGVELEPGKKSPEKLAAFIRKARESRGDSI; translated from the coding sequence ATGTGGATTAAGATCTGCGCCAACACCAACCTTGATGATGCGAAACTAGCCGCCGAGCTTGGCGCCGATGCGCTTGGGTTCGTCTTCGCCCCCAGCCCTCGCCGGGTCACCTCTGCCGAGGTTGCAAAGATCACGCCGCATCTTCCCTCCACCGTCGAGCGCGTAGGCGTCTTCTACGCAGTCGATGCCTACGAGATCGCCCGCGCAGCACATGAGGCTGGTCTCACCGCGGTTCAGCTCCACAGTGGCGTCGACTTCGCACTTCTGCATCGCCTCCACAAGCTCTTCGCAGGCCAGGTCTCGTTGATCCAGACAGTTCATTGGAACGTCGAGCCCGACGTAGCAAGCGGCGCCATCGTAGCTGCACAGTTGCGCAAGATTGCGGCCGACGGTCTGGTCGATAGAGTATTGATCGATTCGAAGGTAGGCGCAGCCCTCGGCGGCACCGGCGTCTCGTTCGACTGGGACACCGCGCGCAACATCTTCGACGAGGCCGCGCCTGAACTCAGGCTGATCGTCGCAGGAGGCCTCCGACCGGAAAACGTAGCAGAGGCCATTCAGGGGCTAAATCCCTGGGGGGTGGATGTCGCGAGTGGTGTGGAGTTGGAGCCGGGTAAGAAGAGCCCGGAAAAACTAGCAGCGTTTATCCGCAAGGCACGAGAGTCGAGGGGCGACTCGATCTAA
- the trpC gene encoding indole-3-glycerol phosphate synthase TrpC, whose translation MPTQLDQILAHTLLQVRARKAVADFGLLESMAAAHIPRGFRAGLQAAAKTGPAIIAEIKKASPSKGLIRSDFYPATLARTFESSGAAALSILTDEEFFQGSLAYLQQASSVVDIPCLRKDFILDPFQILEARAYGADAILLIVSAHSDTALSDLRDEASSSGLDVLCETHDREELERAIALGFDLIGVNSRDLRTFSVRTEVLFELAASLPKSAVTVAESGIRTAEDIASLRAAGYDAFLIGETLMRQPDPAAALATLLDREYSSDI comes from the coding sequence ATGCCCACTCAGCTCGATCAGATTCTTGCGCACACGCTCCTGCAGGTAAGAGCTCGCAAGGCGGTCGCGGACTTCGGGCTGCTCGAGAGCATGGCGGCTGCTCACATCCCGCGCGGCTTCCGTGCCGGCCTTCAAGCCGCAGCAAAGACCGGCCCAGCCATCATCGCCGAGATCAAAAAAGCCTCGCCCTCAAAGGGCCTCATCCGCAGCGACTTCTATCCCGCCACCCTGGCCAGGACCTTCGAGTCCTCCGGCGCCGCAGCCCTCTCGATCCTCACCGACGAGGAGTTCTTTCAGGGCTCGCTCGCCTACCTGCAACAGGCATCGAGCGTCGTAGACATTCCCTGCCTCCGCAAGGACTTCATCCTCGATCCCTTCCAGATCCTCGAAGCCCGCGCCTACGGAGCCGATGCGATTCTGCTCATCGTCTCCGCCCACAGCGACACCGCACTCAGCGATCTGCGCGACGAAGCCAGCTCCAGCGGCCTCGATGTCCTCTGCGAGACCCACGATCGCGAAGAGCTAGAACGCGCCATCGCCCTGGGCTTCGACCTCATCGGCGTCAACAGCCGCGATCTGCGCACCTTTTCCGTCCGCACCGAAGTTCTCTTCGAGCTCGCCGCATCCCTGCCGAAGTCCGCCGTCACCGTTGCCGAGAGCGGCATCCGCACCGCCGAAGACATCGCCAGTCTGCGAGCCGCCGGATACGATGCCTTCCTCATCGGCGAGACGCTGATGCGGCAGCCCGACCCCGCCGCCGCGCTCGCCACCCTTCTGGATCGCGAGTACTCCTCCGACATCTAA
- a CDS encoding beta strand repeat-containing protein, with amino-acid sequence MSLRFRISHFFPLSLFGLFAILGGCSSGSGNSGGGGSQQKTPAPIVTGISPSSVPVGSPAFTLSITGSNFQPQAVVNWNTTALATTFTSASALSAAVPANLAATGSTANITVTNPDGQSTTGNTSSQQVSITNPAPTLSGVTPQLLYAGSPNTVFTLTGTNFNSSSVVMAGTTSLTTTFVSATQLTASAPAALLATVGTLSLAVLNPAPGGGSSQTIPVTLSQPPATLASLSPATATAGSSPVNVTLTGTYFTPTSVVYINNYLAAATTYISSTSIQFTISAQALTSTGNLIVTVHDSAWPNNISNQLMFQVVNPVPVLSSISPVSITAGAPNFYLTLSGSNFVSSSTVLINGAPTQPDSSSGTTATVIVPASAVSTVGTVTIAVSNPAPGGGTSASQTLNVISANNRIRTVNIEAADLGWDPAHNLLIASTLSGSSNNANSIVTIDPLQGTVITAASLPSQPSGISVTADGSYVYVTLPSTGQIERFTLPSLTPDITFGLGSANGKPNSATSVASAPGEPHTVGVSLQNASVNSSVAVFDDGVVRSNIAVPTGFDNNFNTLVWGSDATTLYGSNAIISTADEDTFSVNNSGVTLHSDQPGALGEFVRHLAFDTKTGRLVDGYGDVVTAASGQNVGQLQVQNTIGYEENPFALDTAQRTVFYLNVNGFYPNGPVNGTYIQAFGLDQFNYINSMLVNGLTGGSTIVRWGTSGLAINGSSQIYLIDGSFIAPTGISSPAGGYVAPSPTLISVTPAAVTAGSADVKFTLTGRDFTQSSQVTWNNQTLLIDSVSDTQIVATIPASSLTSPVASGIAATNGVGTASSGALGFTVLPDLGPGTQINTLDISGQDLAWDSKHNLLYVAVPGSDPVFPNTIAVVDPTKPTLTQAVPIADNPSVISLSDDNQYLYSGFYGQAIIQRYALPSFSLDLTIPTGVGYPANTVGTHGSCTFATEVKVAPGNPQSIAVTSGNNNVEPRGCGNLAIYDSATPRPGFVVYGSGAFDFSTLAWGADTTTLYGQSDYGGQPQSLGGFAVSSTGVTVAGALNSGNLGLRVHFDPGTNLIYSDSGVITNPVGPAQVGTFPSGVAVVTDSTLKRAFVLSSSSSNNSGQGATSYTLNIFDLNTRGLLNSIVIPDVLGYPTRMARWGSNGLAFVTNSQLYTTGSAGVLYILQGSGISGLP; translated from the coding sequence ATGTCTCTTCGATTCCGGATATCTCACTTCTTCCCTCTGTCCCTTTTCGGGTTATTTGCCATTCTTGGCGGCTGTTCCAGCGGTTCCGGCAACTCTGGCGGAGGTGGGTCGCAACAAAAAACGCCAGCACCAATCGTTACAGGCATCTCTCCGTCAAGTGTTCCAGTCGGTTCACCGGCTTTCACGCTTTCTATTACTGGCAGCAACTTCCAGCCCCAGGCTGTGGTGAACTGGAATACAACTGCCCTCGCAACTACTTTTACGAGCGCATCCGCGCTGAGCGCCGCCGTTCCAGCTAATCTTGCCGCAACAGGATCCACCGCAAACATCACGGTCACCAATCCTGACGGCCAGTCCACGACCGGGAACACCTCTTCACAGCAGGTCTCGATTACGAATCCCGCCCCTACGCTCTCCGGCGTCACCCCTCAGTTACTTTATGCCGGCTCACCGAACACGGTCTTCACTCTCACCGGCACAAACTTTAACTCGTCTTCCGTAGTCATGGCCGGAACAACATCGCTGACGACGACCTTCGTCAGTGCCACCCAGCTCACGGCGTCCGCCCCAGCTGCGCTTCTGGCCACTGTTGGCACTTTGAGCCTGGCTGTCTTGAATCCCGCGCCAGGTGGCGGCAGCTCACAAACAATTCCTGTCACGCTGAGCCAGCCGCCCGCGACACTCGCATCACTCTCGCCTGCGACTGCGACGGCCGGTTCGTCGCCGGTAAACGTTACCTTGACTGGCACCTACTTCACACCTACGTCCGTCGTCTACATCAACAATTACCTCGCCGCAGCCACCACTTACATTTCGTCAACCTCGATTCAGTTCACAATTTCAGCGCAAGCCCTGACGAGCACAGGCAATCTCATCGTCACAGTTCACGACTCGGCATGGCCGAATAATATCTCCAATCAACTAATGTTTCAGGTCGTCAATCCTGTGCCTGTTCTCAGCAGTATCTCTCCCGTCTCGATCACGGCTGGTGCGCCAAATTTCTATCTCACACTCTCCGGCAGTAACTTCGTCTCGTCCTCGACGGTTCTGATCAACGGGGCGCCAACGCAGCCGGATTCCTCGTCGGGTACGACCGCCACGGTCATTGTTCCCGCAAGCGCCGTCTCTACCGTTGGTACCGTCACAATCGCTGTCTCAAATCCGGCTCCCGGCGGCGGCACTTCTGCCTCTCAGACGCTCAATGTCATCAGCGCCAACAACCGTATTCGGACCGTGAACATCGAGGCGGCTGATCTCGGCTGGGATCCCGCGCACAATTTGCTTATCGCGTCGACTCTCTCAGGCTCTTCCAACAATGCGAATAGCATAGTCACCATCGATCCGCTGCAGGGCACAGTGATTACCGCCGCATCTCTCCCCAGCCAGCCCTCCGGCATCTCTGTCACCGCCGACGGCAGTTATGTCTACGTAACACTCCCGTCCACTGGGCAGATCGAACGCTTCACCCTCCCATCGCTTACGCCGGACATCACCTTCGGTCTCGGCAGCGCCAACGGCAAGCCCAACAGCGCCACTTCCGTAGCTTCTGCTCCCGGAGAACCTCATACTGTTGGCGTTTCACTTCAGAACGCATCTGTTAACAGCAGTGTTGCTGTCTTCGATGATGGTGTTGTCCGTTCGAACATCGCAGTTCCCACGGGCTTTGACAACAACTTCAACACTCTCGTCTGGGGGAGCGACGCCACCACTCTCTATGGCTCCAACGCGATAATCTCCACTGCAGATGAAGACACGTTCTCCGTCAACAACAGCGGTGTGACACTTCACAGCGACCAGCCCGGAGCACTCGGCGAATTCGTCAGGCATCTCGCCTTCGACACGAAGACCGGTCGTCTGGTCGACGGCTATGGCGATGTCGTCACCGCCGCCAGCGGTCAGAATGTTGGTCAGCTTCAAGTGCAGAACACCATCGGCTACGAAGAAAATCCCTTCGCGCTCGACACCGCCCAGCGCACCGTCTTCTACTTAAACGTCAACGGCTTCTATCCCAACGGTCCCGTGAACGGTACATACATTCAGGCCTTCGGCCTCGATCAGTTCAACTACATCAACTCGATGTTGGTCAACGGTCTCACCGGAGGCTCGACAATCGTCCGGTGGGGTACCAGCGGTCTCGCGATCAACGGTTCGTCGCAGATCTACCTGATCGACGGCTCGTTCATCGCGCCCACAGGTATCTCTTCGCCCGCCGGCGGTTACGTCGCCCCTTCGCCAACCCTGATCTCTGTCACTCCCGCTGCAGTCACTGCCGGCAGCGCTGATGTGAAGTTTACGCTCACCGGCCGCGACTTCACGCAATCTTCACAAGTGACATGGAACAACCAGACTCTTCTGATCGATTCAGTCTCCGACACACAGATCGTTGCCACCATTCCTGCTTCCTCGCTCACCAGCCCTGTAGCGAGTGGCATCGCGGCCACAAATGGCGTTGGAACCGCCAGTTCCGGCGCACTCGGTTTCACGGTTCTTCCTGACCTGGGGCCAGGTACGCAGATCAACACCCTGGACATCTCCGGTCAGGATCTCGCCTGGGACAGTAAACACAACTTGCTTTATGTCGCTGTTCCCGGCAGCGATCCCGTCTTTCCCAACACGATTGCGGTCGTCGACCCAACGAAGCCCACCCTAACCCAGGCTGTTCCCATCGCCGACAACCCAAGCGTTATCTCGCTCTCTGACGACAACCAGTACCTTTATTCCGGGTTCTACGGGCAGGCCATCATTCAGCGCTATGCGCTGCCGTCTTTCTCGCTCGATCTAACCATACCCACAGGCGTAGGGTACCCGGCAAACACTGTGGGAACGCACGGCAGCTGTACGTTCGCGACAGAGGTCAAGGTTGCACCGGGCAATCCTCAGTCCATCGCCGTGACGAGTGGGAACAACAACGTAGAACCCAGAGGATGTGGCAATTTAGCCATCTACGATAGTGCCACCCCGCGCCCCGGCTTCGTGGTGTATGGCTCCGGTGCATTTGACTTCTCGACCCTCGCTTGGGGTGCAGACACCACCACGCTCTATGGGCAGTCCGATTATGGTGGTCAGCCCCAGAGCCTTGGCGGGTTTGCCGTGTCATCCACCGGCGTCACGGTCGCGGGCGCCCTCAACAGTGGCAATCTTGGGCTCAGGGTCCATTTCGACCCCGGGACAAATCTGATCTACAGTGATTCGGGAGTCATTACGAATCCAGTGGGTCCAGCACAAGTCGGCACGTTCCCTTCAGGAGTGGCCGTCGTAACCGATTCCACTCTCAAACGAGCCTTCGTTCTCAGCTCCTCTAGCTCGAACAACTCCGGTCAGGGCGCAACATCCTACACGCTCAATATCTTCGACCTCAACACTCGAGGTCTGCTGAATTCAATTGTGATTCCCGATGTCCTCGGATATCCGACACGAATGGCTCGCTGGGGCTCGAATGGCCTCGCATTCGTGACGAACAGCCAACTCTACACGACGGGCTCTGCCGGAGTCCTTTATATCCTTCAAGGAAGTGGCATTTCGGGTTTGCCATAG
- a CDS encoding class I SAM-dependent methyltransferase: MSRKVDLYDSAYGNYESATYRQVRIETYGKDFGQTSWVTTEESNAIPQLLGLRSDSFVLEVGCGSGGYALHLGEKVGCRLIGLDINKPGVRNANQLAQARGLASQVRFEQCDASKNLPFDDNTFDAVFSNDVLCHLPGRPEVLVEMFRVLNPGGRMLFSDALIIGGMVSHEEIATRSSIGFYVYSPPGENERLMERAKFRHIRVQDTTESAARIAKQWYHAREKRKEELVAAEGKTNFEGLQRFLSCVHVLMSEKRLLRYLYVASKEFRDDLTP, translated from the coding sequence ATGTCACGGAAAGTGGATCTCTACGATAGTGCTTATGGAAATTATGAGTCGGCGACCTACCGCCAGGTGCGCATCGAGACCTATGGCAAGGATTTCGGGCAAACGAGCTGGGTGACAACGGAAGAATCTAATGCAATCCCCCAACTGCTGGGGCTGAGATCCGATTCGTTTGTGCTGGAAGTGGGGTGCGGTTCGGGGGGATATGCGTTGCACCTTGGAGAAAAAGTGGGCTGTCGGCTCATAGGGCTGGACATTAACAAACCGGGAGTTCGCAATGCGAACCAGCTTGCGCAGGCAAGAGGTCTCGCTTCCCAGGTGCGTTTTGAACAGTGTGACGCCTCGAAGAATCTACCTTTCGACGACAACACCTTTGATGCAGTGTTCTCGAATGACGTTCTGTGCCATCTTCCAGGACGCCCCGAGGTATTGGTTGAGATGTTTCGCGTACTAAATCCCGGCGGACGGATGCTGTTCAGTGACGCTCTGATAATTGGCGGAATGGTTTCCCACGAAGAGATCGCTACGCGTAGCTCGATCGGCTTTTACGTGTACAGCCCGCCTGGAGAGAATGAACGCCTCATGGAGCGAGCGAAGTTTCGACACATCCGCGTACAAGATACAACCGAGAGCGCGGCTCGGATCGCGAAGCAGTGGTATCACGCACGGGAGAAAAGGAAAGAGGAACTGGTCGCAGCGGAAGGCAAGACTAACTTCGAGGGACTGCAACGGTTCCTCTCCTGTGTACATGTTTTGATGAGCGAAAAGCGTCTGCTGAGGTATCTGTACGTTGCGAGTAAGGAGTTCCGAGATGATCTCACTCCGTGA
- a CDS encoding fibronectin type III domain-containing protein: MNLNRALVALTISVLSGSLSAQESPTTPKALQVRIIQGPKIELAMEHLTIINWTTNNPGGSPVHYGIVHYGRDPKSLTETAKSPIRLNPDHASTVFRVRLDNLEPQTTYYYTVDSMEATGKSDGVKSSVNHFTTP, from the coding sequence GTGAATTTGAACAGAGCCCTCGTAGCTTTGACGATCTCGGTTTTGAGCGGCAGCCTGTCTGCACAGGAGAGTCCGACGACTCCAAAAGCTCTGCAGGTGCGGATTATCCAGGGGCCGAAGATCGAGTTGGCGATGGAGCATTTGACGATTATCAACTGGACGACGAACAATCCCGGTGGCTCACCCGTGCATTACGGAATCGTGCACTATGGCAGGGATCCAAAGAGCCTGACCGAGACCGCAAAATCTCCGATCAGGTTGAACCCGGATCACGCATCGACGGTTTTTCGCGTACGCCTCGATAACCTGGAACCACAGACGACCTACTACTACACCGTTGACTCGATGGAGGCCACTGGCAAGAGCGATGGAGTGAAGAGCTCGGTCAACCACTTCACTACCCCTTAG
- a CDS encoding cytochrome-c peroxidase, with amino-acid sequence MNRRTLAMVAVVVCCTLALLMTLTKRKVSPRSKSALSDSVYNPYPPGILPPNLDSEIARVQREVEVIEGRALARWHALPPPILTGQPPVLMNVGTEATETLGELMMFDQNISPNRNQACASCHMPYVGFGGPIPSVNLTITAYPGTAHIRAGKRTPQRHPYSPFFPVLQYNPVQGQFFGGNFWDSRATGYLLRIPDAEQAQGPPVDTQEMGLPDTACIAFRLSQAEYRPLFEEVWGKGSLDINFQHETEQICTTPGGAAVFGGSTTPIALSAADRTRANVVYDRWAQSIDAFEQSAQVSAFSSKFDAFLAGKYKLTQEEMAGFKLFNGKGNCNSCHLDGRGTTLKSNQTDTSAAAMVNPLFTCFGSANEGVPLNPRDSFYYENKPDAYGFTANPYGFGYRDLGLGTFLRSGFGSGPNPNMNWKQYAPTVDGQMQVSSARDVAMTPAQCPSTEAPGPYFQKGFFHNGYIKSLKQLVHFYNTRDKYAYPVTSGHCPKGTTEKVDCWPMPEVRNNIDMTSGNLGLTDKEENEIVAFMQTLSDGFTRPYLNSDTFTGACMRGGSAATQGNELLIPTPPLPSCALAVCGVAPVPKPNIP; translated from the coding sequence ATGAATCGGCGAACACTGGCGATGGTAGCAGTCGTTGTATGTTGTACGTTGGCGCTACTCATGACCCTGACCAAACGAAAGGTGTCGCCGCGGAGTAAATCCGCCCTTTCAGACTCGGTTTACAACCCGTACCCGCCTGGCATCCTTCCACCCAATTTGGATTCCGAGATAGCTCGTGTTCAACGGGAAGTGGAGGTCATCGAAGGCCGAGCGCTTGCTCGGTGGCACGCGTTGCCGCCCCCGATTCTGACAGGTCAGCCGCCCGTGCTCATGAATGTCGGAACTGAAGCTACAGAGACGCTCGGCGAGCTCATGATGTTTGACCAGAACATATCACCCAACAGAAATCAAGCGTGCGCGTCTTGCCACATGCCATACGTCGGTTTCGGCGGGCCGATCCCTTCGGTCAACCTGACAATAACCGCGTATCCCGGAACGGCTCACATTCGGGCGGGCAAGCGGACACCGCAACGACACCCGTATTCACCGTTCTTCCCTGTGCTGCAATACAACCCGGTACAGGGTCAATTCTTTGGTGGAAACTTCTGGGATTCACGCGCGACCGGGTATTTGCTAAGGATTCCCGACGCCGAACAGGCACAGGGCCCTCCCGTCGATACGCAGGAGATGGGCCTCCCCGATACTGCCTGCATCGCATTCCGGCTTTCGCAGGCTGAGTACCGGCCTCTTTTTGAGGAGGTATGGGGCAAGGGCTCGCTCGATATCAACTTTCAACATGAGACGGAGCAGATCTGCACAACCCCTGGGGGGGCTGCGGTGTTTGGCGGGAGCACCACCCCGATTGCTCTAAGTGCAGCCGACCGAACACGCGCCAATGTGGTTTATGACCGTTGGGCGCAGTCGATTGACGCATTCGAGCAGTCCGCGCAGGTGAGCGCCTTCTCTTCGAAGTTCGACGCGTTTCTGGCGGGCAAGTACAAGCTCACGCAAGAGGAGATGGCGGGATTCAAGCTCTTCAACGGCAAGGGCAACTGCAACTCATGTCACCTGGACGGAAGAGGAACCACTTTAAAGTCAAACCAGACCGACACCAGTGCTGCCGCCATGGTGAACCCTCTGTTCACGTGCTTTGGCTCGGCGAATGAGGGCGTGCCACTCAATCCGCGAGATTCTTTCTATTACGAGAACAAGCCGGATGCATACGGATTCACGGCCAATCCTTACGGTTTCGGCTACAGAGATTTGGGACTTGGGACCTTCCTCAGAAGCGGGTTCGGTTCCGGTCCCAACCCGAACATGAATTGGAAGCAGTACGCACCTACTGTCGACGGCCAGATGCAGGTGTCTTCGGCGCGCGATGTGGCCATGACGCCGGCACAATGTCCTTCCACAGAGGCACCCGGGCCGTACTTCCAGAAGGGGTTTTTTCACAACGGCTACATCAAGAGTCTGAAGCAGCTCGTGCATTTTTACAATACGCGCGACAAGTATGCGTATCCGGTCACCTCCGGACATTGCCCGAAGGGAACGACCGAAAAAGTCGATTGCTGGCCTATGCCGGAGGTTCGGAACAATATCGATATGACCAGCGGGAATCTTGGCCTCACGGATAAGGAGGAGAATGAGATCGTTGCGTTTATGCAAACATTGTCGGACGGTTTCACGAGGCCTTACCTCAACAGCGATACTTTTACGGGCGCTTGTATGAGGGGTGGTTCGGCTGCGACGCAAGGAAACGAGCTGTTGATTCCGACTCCGCCTCTACCGTCCTGCGCGTTGGCAGTCTGCGGCGTTGCGCCTGTCCCCAAACCGAATATTCCGTAG
- a CDS encoding response regulator: MRRRILLVDDEVAVLLTLKAVLEISGFDVDTAASAREGVSKLHTREYQMLITDMRMEHDVAGIEVIKAARSANYHPAVALLTAFPVAEEDWQEMGADQLLVKPMHTRILLQQIEDLIASHERKLAGLGLTSSASKPAAKATGKKKAVVKKAIVKTAAAKTAAAKKAVAKKVAVRRSPAKKAAAAKTSIRKKPVAKKAIVKKAVAKKATKAAKSKPARRRTNS; encoded by the coding sequence ATGAGACGCCGCATTTTATTGGTCGATGACGAGGTCGCTGTTCTGCTGACCCTGAAGGCTGTGCTGGAGATCAGCGGCTTTGACGTGGATACGGCCGCCTCCGCGCGCGAGGGCGTTTCGAAGCTGCATACCCGCGAGTACCAGATGCTGATCACCGATATGCGCATGGAGCACGATGTCGCCGGTATCGAGGTGATCAAGGCTGCACGGTCGGCAAACTATCATCCCGCGGTTGCGTTGTTGACGGCCTTCCCTGTCGCCGAAGAGGATTGGCAGGAGATGGGTGCGGACCAGCTCCTGGTCAAGCCGATGCACACGCGAATTCTGCTGCAGCAGATTGAAGACCTGATCGCCTCTCACGAGCGAAAGCTGGCTGGTCTCGGCTTGACGTCAAGCGCGTCGAAGCCTGCCGCTAAAGCGACTGGCAAAAAGAAAGCAGTCGTCAAGAAAGCAATTGTCAAGACAGCAGCCGCGAAGACAGCAGCCGCGAAGAAAGCGGTCGCGAAGAAGGTTGCCGTTAGAAGGTCGCCGGCCAAGAAGGCTGCGGCCGCGAAGACTTCCATCCGAAAGAAGCCCGTCGCCAAGAAAGCCATCGTCAAAAAAGCCGTCGCGAAGAAGGCGACAAAGGCAGCCAAGTCGAAGCCTGCACGCCGTCGAACGAACTCCTGA
- the infC gene encoding translation initiation factor IF-3 — protein MRTNERIRAREIRVIDENGEQLGVMAPFDALKMARERSLDLVEISPNAVPPVCKIQDYGKFLYEKDKSDRAARKKQKVIVIKEVKFSVTVDEHDYQTKKNQAVRFLGEGDKVKASLRFKGRQMAHRDLGYKIINRLILDIGDAGLVEFMPRMEGTTLHAILAPSKKVEATPKKAASSATPASGTKPAEPAVPTPAQA, from the coding sequence ATCCGCACCAACGAACGCATCCGCGCCCGCGAGATTCGCGTCATCGACGAAAATGGCGAACAGCTTGGCGTCATGGCTCCCTTTGACGCCCTCAAGATGGCCCGCGAGCGCTCGCTCGACCTGGTAGAGATCTCCCCCAACGCCGTTCCCCCTGTCTGCAAGATTCAGGACTACGGAAAGTTCCTCTACGAGAAAGACAAGAGCGATCGCGCAGCCCGCAAGAAACAGAAGGTCATCGTCATCAAAGAGGTCAAGTTCTCCGTGACCGTCGATGAGCACGACTATCAGACCAAGAAGAATCAGGCTGTCCGTTTCCTGGGAGAAGGCGACAAGGTCAAGGCCTCCCTGCGCTTCAAAGGCCGCCAGATGGCGCATCGCGACCTCGGCTACAAGATCATTAACCGCCTCATTCTGGATATCGGCGATGCCGGCCTGGTGGAGTTCATGCCCCGCATGGAAGGCACCACGCTGCACGCCATTCTGGCTCCGTCCAAGAAGGTCGAGGCCACTCCAAAGAAAGCTGCCTCTTCGGCCACCCCGGCCTCTGGCACCAAGCCTGCCGAACCTGCAGTTCCCACCCCCGCTCAGGCCTGA